From the Oncorhynchus nerka isolate Pitt River linkage group LG20, Oner_Uvic_2.0, whole genome shotgun sequence genome, one window contains:
- the si:ch211-227n13.3 gene encoding uncharacterized protein si:ch211-227n13.3 isoform X2, with protein sequence MILSKRIDYEHFETQSQYSTDQGSQGGETGGYIRVNLQYCVRWGSSMRPSRLSRSASTKASEAWGSSDPAAQPGMTRRRRRSSSRRRGQGEGTGPDWDSADSSIVISDETTDLDLIDHHHGNHSVSECGSPPLELSVSQGKAVIGGKVTGQTERGVESDAESCCSLDSIVSGPSFMVQGTPLTLPPGLCLTCQRLHSEAQRGRPTPLDKLTDNDPTSLSCDQWVLMKKWTPRRPQNIKGNLGRYENQAVSRGRKRKKRSRGSRQRAGTCIQSNSLNRSGLHSSALHSDPDEKAENSDDSGLERTHRVLTFQVVPHTVTMETQEEATPPQEEEPRKKSGGFRSQLAQLHANRSRVVRETHT encoded by the exons ATGATTCTTTCTAAGCGGATAGACTATGAACATTTTGAGACTCA GTCTCAATATTCGACAGACCAAGGAAGTCAAGGAGGTGAGACCGGTGGCTACATCAGG GTGAATCTGCAGTATTGTGTGAGGTGGGGAAGCTCCATGCGTCCATCCAGACTGAGTCGCTCAGCCTCCACCAAGGCCTCTGAAGCCTGGGGCTCCAGTGACCCTGCTGCCCAGCCGGggatgacgaggaggaggaggaggagtagtagtaggCGGCGAGGGCAGGGTGAAGGGACAGGGCCGGACTGGGACTCTGCTGACTCAAGCATCGTGATCTCAGACGAGACCACGGATCTTGACCTGATTGACCATCACCATGGAAACCACAGTGTCTCAGAATGTGGGTCACCACCGCTAGAGCTGTCAGTCAGCCAGGGGAAGGCTGTGATTGGTGGAAAGGTGACAGGGCAGACGGAAAGAGGCGTAGAGTCAGACGCTGAATCCTGCTGCTCATTGGACAGcattgtctctggcccctccTTCATGGTTCAAGGCACTCCACTAACTCTTCCCCCTGGTCTGTGTTTGACATGTCAGAGACTTCACAGTGAAGCCCAGAGGGGAAGACCCACTCCGCTGGACAAACTAACAGACAATG ATCCCACTTCCTTGTCATGTGACCAATGGGTTCTCATGAAGAAGTGGACACCCAGAAGACCACAGAACATCAAAGG GAACCTGGGGAGATATGAGAACCAGGCTGTgagcagagggaggaagaggaagaagaggtccAGAGGAAGTCGTCAGAGGGCGGGAACATGCATCCAAAGCAACAGTCTCAACCGCAGTGGTCTCCATAGCAGCGCTCTCCATAGCGATCCTGATGAAAAGGCG GAGAACAGCGATGACAGCGGTCTGGAGCGTACACACAGGGTCCTCACCTTCCAGGTGGTCCCCCACACCGTTACCATGGAAACACAGGAGGAGGCCACGCCCCCACAGGAGGAGGAGCCCAGGAAGAAGAGCGGCGGCTTCAGATCCCAGCTGGCTCAGCTCCATGCCAACCGCAGCCGCGTCGTCAGGGAAACACACACATGA
- the si:ch211-227n13.3 gene encoding uncharacterized protein si:ch211-227n13.3 isoform X1 has translation MILSKRIDYEHFETQSQYSTDQGSQGGETGGYIRVNLQYCVRWGSSMRPSRLSRSASTKASEAWGSSDPAAQPGMTRRRRRSSSRRRGQGEGTGPDWDSADSSIVISDETTDLDLIDHHHGNHSVSECGSPPLELSVSQGKAVIGGKVTGQTERGVESDAESCCSLDSIVSGPSFMVQGTPLTLPPGLCLTCQRLHSEAQRGRPTPLDKLTDNDPTSLSCDQWVLMKKWTPRRPQNIKGRLWIHLGRIRHREQTRGEQPACSRPHIFLQRNLGRYENQAVSRGRKRKKRSRGSRQRAGTCIQSNSLNRSGLHSSALHSDPDEKAENSDDSGLERTHRVLTFQVVPHTVTMETQEEATPPQEEEPRKKSGGFRSQLAQLHANRSRVVRETHT, from the exons ATGATTCTTTCTAAGCGGATAGACTATGAACATTTTGAGACTCA GTCTCAATATTCGACAGACCAAGGAAGTCAAGGAGGTGAGACCGGTGGCTACATCAGG GTGAATCTGCAGTATTGTGTGAGGTGGGGAAGCTCCATGCGTCCATCCAGACTGAGTCGCTCAGCCTCCACCAAGGCCTCTGAAGCCTGGGGCTCCAGTGACCCTGCTGCCCAGCCGGggatgacgaggaggaggaggaggagtagtagtaggCGGCGAGGGCAGGGTGAAGGGACAGGGCCGGACTGGGACTCTGCTGACTCAAGCATCGTGATCTCAGACGAGACCACGGATCTTGACCTGATTGACCATCACCATGGAAACCACAGTGTCTCAGAATGTGGGTCACCACCGCTAGAGCTGTCAGTCAGCCAGGGGAAGGCTGTGATTGGTGGAAAGGTGACAGGGCAGACGGAAAGAGGCGTAGAGTCAGACGCTGAATCCTGCTGCTCATTGGACAGcattgtctctggcccctccTTCATGGTTCAAGGCACTCCACTAACTCTTCCCCCTGGTCTGTGTTTGACATGTCAGAGACTTCACAGTGAAGCCCAGAGGGGAAGACCCACTCCGCTGGACAAACTAACAGACAATG ATCCCACTTCCTTGTCATGTGACCAATGGGTTCTCATGAAGAAGTGGACACCCAGAAGACCACAGAACATCAAAGG GAGGCTGTGGATCCATCTGGGCCGGATTagacacagagagcagaccaGGGGAGAACAGccagcctgctccagaccacaCATTTTCCTACAgag GAACCTGGGGAGATATGAGAACCAGGCTGTgagcagagggaggaagaggaagaagaggtccAGAGGAAGTCGTCAGAGGGCGGGAACATGCATCCAAAGCAACAGTCTCAACCGCAGTGGTCTCCATAGCAGCGCTCTCCATAGCGATCCTGATGAAAAGGCG GAGAACAGCGATGACAGCGGTCTGGAGCGTACACACAGGGTCCTCACCTTCCAGGTGGTCCCCCACACCGTTACCATGGAAACACAGGAGGAGGCCACGCCCCCACAGGAGGAGGAGCCCAGGAAGAAGAGCGGCGGCTTCAGATCCCAGCTGGCTCAGCTCCATGCCAACCGCAGCCGCGTCGTCAGGGAAACACACACATGA
- the si:ch211-227n13.3 gene encoding uncharacterized protein si:ch211-227n13.3 isoform X3 — protein MRPSRLSRSASTKASEAWGSSDPAAQPGMTRRRRRSSSRRRGQGEGTGPDWDSADSSIVISDETTDLDLIDHHHGNHSVSECGSPPLELSVSQGKAVIGGKVTGQTERGVESDAESCCSLDSIVSGPSFMVQGTPLTLPPGLCLTCQRLHSEAQRGRPTPLDKLTDNDPTSLSCDQWVLMKKWTPRRPQNIKGRLWIHLGRIRHREQTRGEQPACSRPHIFLQRNLGRYENQAVSRGRKRKKRSRGSRQRAGTCIQSNSLNRSGLHSSALHSDPDEKAENSDDSGLERTHRVLTFQVVPHTVTMETQEEATPPQEEEPRKKSGGFRSQLAQLHANRSRVVRETHT, from the exons ATGCGTCCATCCAGACTGAGTCGCTCAGCCTCCACCAAGGCCTCTGAAGCCTGGGGCTCCAGTGACCCTGCTGCCCAGCCGGggatgacgaggaggaggaggaggagtagtagtaggCGGCGAGGGCAGGGTGAAGGGACAGGGCCGGACTGGGACTCTGCTGACTCAAGCATCGTGATCTCAGACGAGACCACGGATCTTGACCTGATTGACCATCACCATGGAAACCACAGTGTCTCAGAATGTGGGTCACCACCGCTAGAGCTGTCAGTCAGCCAGGGGAAGGCTGTGATTGGTGGAAAGGTGACAGGGCAGACGGAAAGAGGCGTAGAGTCAGACGCTGAATCCTGCTGCTCATTGGACAGcattgtctctggcccctccTTCATGGTTCAAGGCACTCCACTAACTCTTCCCCCTGGTCTGTGTTTGACATGTCAGAGACTTCACAGTGAAGCCCAGAGGGGAAGACCCACTCCGCTGGACAAACTAACAGACAATG ATCCCACTTCCTTGTCATGTGACCAATGGGTTCTCATGAAGAAGTGGACACCCAGAAGACCACAGAACATCAAAGG GAGGCTGTGGATCCATCTGGGCCGGATTagacacagagagcagaccaGGGGAGAACAGccagcctgctccagaccacaCATTTTCCTACAgag GAACCTGGGGAGATATGAGAACCAGGCTGTgagcagagggaggaagaggaagaagaggtccAGAGGAAGTCGTCAGAGGGCGGGAACATGCATCCAAAGCAACAGTCTCAACCGCAGTGGTCTCCATAGCAGCGCTCTCCATAGCGATCCTGATGAAAAGGCG GAGAACAGCGATGACAGCGGTCTGGAGCGTACACACAGGGTCCTCACCTTCCAGGTGGTCCCCCACACCGTTACCATGGAAACACAGGAGGAGGCCACGCCCCCACAGGAGGAGGAGCCCAGGAAGAAGAGCGGCGGCTTCAGATCCCAGCTGGCTCAGCTCCATGCCAACCGCAGCCGCGTCGTCAGGGAAACACACACATGA